The following proteins are encoded in a genomic region of Doryrhamphus excisus isolate RoL2022-K1 chromosome 6, RoL_Dexc_1.0, whole genome shotgun sequence:
- the LOC131131629 gene encoding high affinity choline transporter 1-like, with protein MAVNVAGLVAVAAFYVVVLLTGILASRKSKKVEKKCTGKKNEVSIIGGRNINVLLGVFTMTATWVGGGYIMGTAEAVYNPSQGLVWAFGPVAFLLNFVLGGLFLAKPMRSKCYVTMLDPFQHRYGQMFTTAILVPALISDILWVATILAALGGTMSIILELPLVISILISAAVSIFYTVLGGLYAVAYTDIIQLIFMFVSLWVCIPFIITSPAVGGISQAVYFNQSHSQSWVGVLRLEDAGRWTDNFLILTIGGLAYQCLHQRILSAASSTTAQVTCFAAAGVTFIMGIPSVVIGAVAVSADWNQTEYGLPPPYERGEAGIILPLVLSYIAPTWVSVLGIGSIAAAVMSSMDSVLLSSASMFTQNIYKTSLRKQASDKELQWVLRVSVLLVGMAGTGLAFNKNSVLALWLLASDLLYCIVSPQLFCVVHLHFVNSYGAISAYIAALLLRVLSGEPALGIPPVLLYPGWREDQGVINHYFPYRTLIMLISLVTLTLVSWLAELAFARHLVPQSWDVLGVFDKKMEAVEEEIPMQISNEENNPLHSTL; from the exons ATGGCAGTAAATGTGGCTGGACTCGTGGCTGTGGCTGCCTTTTATGTCGTCGTCCTGCTAACTGGCATCTTGGCGTCACGCAAATCTAAGAAAGTGGAGAAGAAATGCACTGGCAAAAAGAACGAAGTCTCCATTATCGGAGGCCGCAACATCAATGTCTTACTAGGAGTTTTTACCATGACAG CGACATGGGTTGGTGGAGGTTATATTATGGGGACTGCTGAGGCTGTTTATAATCCCTCTCAAGGTCTCGTCTGGGCTTTTGGGCCTGTTGCATTTcttttgaattttgttttag GAGGATTATTTTTGGCAAAACCAATGAGGTCAAAATGCTACGTGACGATGTTGGACCCATTCCAGCACCGCTACGGCCAAATGTTCACGACCGCAATCTTAGTTCCTGCTTTGATCAGTGATATTTTGTGGGTTGCCACCATCCTCGCTGCTCTAG GAGGAACGATGAGCATCATCCTGGAACTACCATTGGTAATCTCCATCCTGATCTCTGCAGCTGTCTCCATCTTCTACACTGTTTTAGGAGGCCTCTATGCAGTGGCATACACTGATATTATCCAACTGATCTTCATGTTTGTCAGTCTG TGGGTCTGTATTCCCTTTATTATTACCAGTCCTGCGGTTGGTGGCATCTCACAAGCAGTTTATTTCAACCAATCACACAGCCAGTCATGGGTGGGAGTGCTGCGGCTCGAGGATGCAGGACGATGGACAGATAATTTCTTGATATTG ACTATAGGAGGACTGGCATACCAGTGTCTACACCAGAGGATCCTTTCAGCAGCCTCCTCAACAACGGCTCAGGTTACCTGCTTTGCTGCTGCTGGCGTAACTTTTATTATGGGAATCCCGTCAGTCGTCATTGGAGCAGTGGCTGTTTCTGCAG ACTGGAACCAAACAGAATATGGGCTACCCCCACCTTATGAACGCGGGGAGGCAGGGATTATTCTGCCGTTGGTCCTGTCCTACATTGCACCCACCTGGGTGTCAGTGTTGGGCATTGGTTCTATAGCAGCAGCAGTTATGTCTTCCATGGACTCTGTGTTGCTGTCATCAGCATCCATGTTCACACAAAATATTTACAAGACGTCTTTGAGAAAacag GCCTCAGACAAGGAGCTGCAATGGGTCCTCCGTGTTAGCGTGCTGCTGGTGGGCATGGCTGGAACCGGTCTGGCTTTTAACAAGAACAGTGTGCTTGCACTCTGGCTGTTAGCTTCAGATCTACTCTACTGCATTGTGAGCCCGCAGCTCTTCTGTGTGGTGCACCTTCACTTTGTCAACAGCTACGGTGCCATCAGCGCCTACATCGCAGCGCTGCTGCTGCGTGTGCTGAGCGGCGAGCCCGCGCTGGGCATCCCTCCTGTGCTACTCTACCCGGGCTGGAGGGAAGACCAAGGAGTCATCAACCATTATTTTCCCTACAGGACTCTGATTATGCTTATCTCTCTGGTGACTCTGACTCTCGTGTCATGGCTGGCTGAGCTGGCCTTCGCTCGGCACCTCGTTCCACAGTCCTGGGACGTCTTGGGTGTGTTTGACAAGAAAATGGAGGCAGTAGAAGAGGAAATTCCAATGCAAATTTCGAATGAGGAAAATAACCCTCTCCATAGTACATTATAG
- the cfap161 gene encoding cilia- and flagella-associated protein 161 isoform X3, protein MEYLTKRQRGELAAQKVDFLKHHILRPVKLSVTEDGGLHIGDVVMLVNIGEQGECCALSINAYIENIVKTPSPGIIAPCGVSAGRSIQPSVRTAFIISSVDGTPEGSTLHYEQSFALKTTSGFARGLYLTSDVLSFRKSAQRSRLQEVNVDESNSFLSWWKIVHFDPQERLEHEGLPVPANLNVVILHCKTNRALAVLEHHLLGTTYGNEYEVTAHTFLDAHKAEKSNNHWILCTSDPGREGLVLLNRLQSEADSMASTQANTNSPTEYIACSVCNYRENR, encoded by the exons ATGGAATACCTCACCAAAAGACAAAGGGGGGAACTTGCTGCTCAGAAAGTTGACTTCCTCAAACACCACATCTTGAGACCG GTGAAACTGAGCGTCACCGAGGATGGAGGGTTACACATTGGGGATGTTGTGATGCTGGTGAACATCGGCGAACAGGGCGAGTGTTGTGCTTTAAGCATCAATGCATACATTGAGAACATCGTGAAGACTCCCTCACCTGGCATTATTGCTCCATGTGGAGTTAGTGCAGGGAGAAGCATCCAGCCCTCTGTGCGTACTGCATTCATCATttccag TGTAGATGGCACTCCTGAAGGATCTACTCTGCACTACGAGCAAAGTTTTGCCCTGAAAACAACAAGTGGCTTTGCCCGGGGT CTTTATCTGACAAGTGACGTGCTGAGTTTCAGAAAG TCTGCACAGAGGTCTCGTCTCCAGGAAGTAAATGTGGACGAAAGCAATTCCTTTCTCTCCTGGTGGAAGATAGTGCACTTTGATCCCCAGGAGAGACTTGAACACGAGGGTCTGCCGGTACCT GCTAATCTCAACGTGGTCATCCTCCACTGCAAGACCAACCGGGCTCTGGCTGTTTTGGAACATCACCTTCTTGG GACCACATATGGCAATGAATATGAGGTGACTGCTCATACTTTCTTGGACGCCCATAAAGCCGAAAAGTCCAACAATCACTGGATACTGTGCACCTCTGACCCAGGACGCGAAGGGCTTGTGCTTCTTAATCGCCTACAGTCAGAGGCTGACAGCATGGCGTCAACACAAGCCAACACTAACAGTCCGACAGAGTACATCGCATGCAGTGTATGTAATTATAGGGAAAACAGATAA
- the cfap161 gene encoding cilia- and flagella-associated protein 161 isoform X2, translating into MASNSYFKTYRTNVKIGNWKEEQHLEEDVRMEYLTKRQRGELAAQKVDFLKHHILRPVKLSVTEDGGLHIGDVVMLVNIGEQGECCALSINAYIENIVKTPSPGIIAPCGVSAGRSIQPSVRTAFIISSVDGTPEGSTLHYEQSFALKTTSGFARGLYLTSDVLSFRKEVNVDESNSFLSWWKIVHFDPQERLEHEGLPVPANLNVVILHCKTNRALAVLEHHLLGTTYGNEYEVTAHTFLDAHKAEKSNNHWILCTSDPGREGLVLLNRLQSEADSMASTQANTNSPTEYIACSVCNYRENR; encoded by the exons ATGGCCTCCAACAGCTACTTTAAAACCTATCGCACCAATGTGAAAATTGGTAACTGGAAGGAGGAGCAGCACTTGGAAGAg GATGTGAGAATGGAATACCTCACCAAAAGACAAAGGGGGGAACTTGCTGCTCAGAAAGTTGACTTCCTCAAACACCACATCTTGAGACCG GTGAAACTGAGCGTCACCGAGGATGGAGGGTTACACATTGGGGATGTTGTGATGCTGGTGAACATCGGCGAACAGGGCGAGTGTTGTGCTTTAAGCATCAATGCATACATTGAGAACATCGTGAAGACTCCCTCACCTGGCATTATTGCTCCATGTGGAGTTAGTGCAGGGAGAAGCATCCAGCCCTCTGTGCGTACTGCATTCATCATttccag TGTAGATGGCACTCCTGAAGGATCTACTCTGCACTACGAGCAAAGTTTTGCCCTGAAAACAACAAGTGGCTTTGCCCGGGGT CTTTATCTGACAAGTGACGTGCTGAGTTTCAGAAAG GAAGTAAATGTGGACGAAAGCAATTCCTTTCTCTCCTGGTGGAAGATAGTGCACTTTGATCCCCAGGAGAGACTTGAACACGAGGGTCTGCCGGTACCT GCTAATCTCAACGTGGTCATCCTCCACTGCAAGACCAACCGGGCTCTGGCTGTTTTGGAACATCACCTTCTTGG GACCACATATGGCAATGAATATGAGGTGACTGCTCATACTTTCTTGGACGCCCATAAAGCCGAAAAGTCCAACAATCACTGGATACTGTGCACCTCTGACCCAGGACGCGAAGGGCTTGTGCTTCTTAATCGCCTACAGTCAGAGGCTGACAGCATGGCGTCAACACAAGCCAACACTAACAGTCCGACAGAGTACATCGCATGCAGTGTATGTAATTATAGGGAAAACAGATAA
- the cfap161 gene encoding cilia- and flagella-associated protein 161 isoform X1, with protein MASNSYFKTYRTNVKIGNWKEEQHLEEDVRMEYLTKRQRGELAAQKVDFLKHHILRPVKLSVTEDGGLHIGDVVMLVNIGEQGECCALSINAYIENIVKTPSPGIIAPCGVSAGRSIQPSVRTAFIISSVDGTPEGSTLHYEQSFALKTTSGFARGLYLTSDVLSFRKSAQRSRLQEVNVDESNSFLSWWKIVHFDPQERLEHEGLPVPANLNVVILHCKTNRALAVLEHHLLGTTYGNEYEVTAHTFLDAHKAEKSNNHWILCTSDPGREGLVLLNRLQSEADSMASTQANTNSPTEYIACSVCNYRENR; from the exons ATGGCCTCCAACAGCTACTTTAAAACCTATCGCACCAATGTGAAAATTGGTAACTGGAAGGAGGAGCAGCACTTGGAAGAg GATGTGAGAATGGAATACCTCACCAAAAGACAAAGGGGGGAACTTGCTGCTCAGAAAGTTGACTTCCTCAAACACCACATCTTGAGACCG GTGAAACTGAGCGTCACCGAGGATGGAGGGTTACACATTGGGGATGTTGTGATGCTGGTGAACATCGGCGAACAGGGCGAGTGTTGTGCTTTAAGCATCAATGCATACATTGAGAACATCGTGAAGACTCCCTCACCTGGCATTATTGCTCCATGTGGAGTTAGTGCAGGGAGAAGCATCCAGCCCTCTGTGCGTACTGCATTCATCATttccag TGTAGATGGCACTCCTGAAGGATCTACTCTGCACTACGAGCAAAGTTTTGCCCTGAAAACAACAAGTGGCTTTGCCCGGGGT CTTTATCTGACAAGTGACGTGCTGAGTTTCAGAAAG TCTGCACAGAGGTCTCGTCTCCAGGAAGTAAATGTGGACGAAAGCAATTCCTTTCTCTCCTGGTGGAAGATAGTGCACTTTGATCCCCAGGAGAGACTTGAACACGAGGGTCTGCCGGTACCT GCTAATCTCAACGTGGTCATCCTCCACTGCAAGACCAACCGGGCTCTGGCTGTTTTGGAACATCACCTTCTTGG GACCACATATGGCAATGAATATGAGGTGACTGCTCATACTTTCTTGGACGCCCATAAAGCCGAAAAGTCCAACAATCACTGGATACTGTGCACCTCTGACCCAGGACGCGAAGGGCTTGTGCTTCTTAATCGCCTACAGTCAGAGGCTGACAGCATGGCGTCAACACAAGCCAACACTAACAGTCCGACAGAGTACATCGCATGCAGTGTATGTAATTATAGGGAAAACAGATAA
- the cers3b gene encoding ceramide synthase 2 produces MVICCHLLAIYYNDATLCAYKVRFVATNHLCTKLCGGVIYGCFHTHANMRRACLQDFKEQVIHHIATLTLLAFSWISNYIRVGTIVMALHDSADILLEGAKVLNYAKWHQTANAMFVVFTFLFMLTRLVLFPFWVIHCTWVYPLERFAPFFGYYFFNAMLIVLLMLHFYWAVLISKMLYKCIFTKVGLHVYALNTFSTSLCAFFPQLEGDDRSDEEEDDSDSPKEKNYKLSHLNGAGARGRANGH; encoded by the exons ATGGTCATTTGCTGCCATCTTTTGGCCATATACTATAATGATGCTACACTGTGCGCTTACAAGGTCAGATTTGTTGCTACAAATCATTTGTGTACTAAATTATGTGGTGGTGTGATATATGGATGCTTCCatacacatgctaacatgcggCGTGCCTGTCTTCAGGACTTCAAAGAGCAGGTGATACATCATATCGCCACTTTAACTCTCCTCGCATTCTCCTGGATCTCCAACTACATCCGTGTTGGCACCATTGTGATGGCACTGCATGACTCTGCTGACATCCTGCTAGAG GGTGCAAAGGTGCTGAACTATGCAAAGTGGCATCAGACTGCTAATGCTATGTTTGTGGTCTTCACGTTCCTCTTCATGCTGACCAGACTTGTACTTTTTCCTTTCTG GGTGATTCACTGTACATGGGTGTATCCACTGGAGAGGTTTGCTCCTTTCTTTGGCTACTATTTCTTCAACGCCATGTTGATAGTGCTCCTCATGCTTCACTTCTATTGGGCCGTCCTCATATCTAAGATGCTCTACAAGTGTATCTTCACCAAGGTGGGTTTACACGTGTATGCTCTCAACACATTTTCTACCTcactttgtgctttttttccccagctgGAAGGTGATGACAGAAGcgatgaagaggaggatgacagTGACTCGCCTAAGGAGAAAAACTACAAACTGAGTCATCTCAATGGTGCAGGGGCCAGAGGCCGGGCCAACGGTCATTGA